In Scophthalmus maximus strain ysfricsl-2021 chromosome 21, ASM2237912v1, whole genome shotgun sequence, one genomic interval encodes:
- the LOC118291336 gene encoding kelch-like protein 34, with protein MDSYSVLYSSSHRTGLLSGFQRLRSERRMCDVVLEAGGVSFPCHRALLASSSEYFWALFGETTAERLAASISLPALKAQGLDAILDFLYSGWLSISPSTISAVLEAARYLQVETAVAICERFMIDSLSGENCCCYANLAERHALSNALEAANQTIAMEMGALLQARKNDLLDLNVQSLMAVLDADEIPGVKEVRLIELALDWLDDNGPLPLLKSNLLLSRLRFGLVCAPDLTKLDHRAMSTPLIRSQLTRAAEYHRMGSAQPIRQNRQSTLRASPNRVLLVGGGSGAHWPEQQLLAFDPGSKKFSSLSSCVPLRLRNHCVCSVGGFLFVIGGEEVKEGDAEGKKSVTTSTSNQVWRYDPRFDRWERVESMLERRAQFSCCVAEEVIFAIGGRHTRPDADTHTSVASVEFYDMTTGAWRKGATMPRPLYGHASAELDNGIYVSGGLPGNRGTIHGSNHGDNHDENRESSREVLYWDLKSRVWEKRASMSIARFSHRLATAHGYIYALLGMYEPFCDIERYDSRSDHWTRLRPLLIGSFNYGMVTTPCGNLLVFGGRRWSDGQEVIVRSVLEYDTKKDHWREICQLPRPLTGTECTLLPLPD; from the coding sequence ATGGATAGCTACTCCGTCCTCTACAGTTCCTCCCACAGAACCGGACTTCTCTCCGGCTTCCAGCGGCTGCGCTCTGAGCGGAGGATGTGCGACGTCGTCCTGGAGGCCGGCGGCGTATCCTTCCCCTGTCACCGTGCCCTCTTGGCCAGCTCCAGCGAATATTTTTGGGCTCTGTTTGGAGAGACTACCGCAGAGAGATTAGCTGCTTCCATTAGCCTCCCGGCGCTAAAAGCACAGGGCTTAGACGCCATCCTGGACTTCCTGTACTCGGGCTGGCTCAGCATATCGCCCTCCACAATTTCTGCCGTCCTGGAGGCAGCCAGGTACCTGCAAGTGGAGACGGCTGTGGCGATATGCGAGCGCTTTATGATTGACAGTTTAAGCGGCGAAAACTGCTGTTGCTATGCCAACCTGGCCGAACGCCACGCACTGTCAAACGCACTTGAGGCTGCCAATCAAACTATTGCCATGGAGATGGGAGCATTGCTGCAGGCGAGGAAGAATGACCTCCTCGACCTGAACGTCCAGTCACTGATGGCGGTGCTCGACGCCGACGAGATACCTGGCGTCAAGGAGGTGCGGCTCATAGAGCTGGCTTTGGATTGGCTGGATGACAACGGACCCCTCCCACTGCTGAAATCAAATCTTCTGCTGAGTCGCCTGCGCTTCGGATTGGTCTGCGCTCCTGATCTCACCAAACTCGATCACAGGGCCATGTCCACACCTTTGATCAGGAGTCAGCTGACTCGAGCCGCCGAGTACCACAGGATGGGTTCggctcagccaatcagacagAACAGGCAGTCGACACTCAGAGCGTCGCCCAATCGGGTGCTGCTCGTGGGCGGAGGGTCCGGTGCCCATTGGCCAGAACAGCAGTTGTTGGCGTTTGATCCGGGCAGCAAGAAGTTTTCGTCGCTGAGCTCCTGCGTCCCGCTGCGACTGAGGAATCATTGCGTGTGCTCGGTCGGAGGTTTCCTCTTCGTGAtcggaggagaggaagtgaaagagggagatgCGGAGGGAAAAAAGTCCGTCACCACATCAACGTCCAACCAAGTGTGGAGGTACGATCCTCGCTTCGACCGCTGGGAGCGGGTGGAGTCCATGCTGGAGAGAAGGGCGCAGTTCAGCTGCTGCGTGGCGGAGGAGGTTATTTTTGCCATCGGGGGACGACACACACGACCGgacgccgacacacacacctcggtaGCTTCTGTCGAATTTTATGACATGACCACGGGTGCGTGGAGGAAAGGAGCGACGATGCCTCGGCCCCTTTACGGCCACGCGTCGGCCGAGCTCGACAACGGTATCTATGTGTCAGGTGGTCTCCCGGGCAACCGGGGCACCATCCATGGCAGTAACCACGGTGATAACCATGATGAAaacagggagagcagcagagaggtgcTGTATTGGGACCTCAAAAGTAGAGTTTGGGAAAAGAGGGCGTCCATGTCCATCGCCAGGTTCAGTCACCGCTTGGCAACTGCCCACGGCTACATCTACGCCCTGTTGGGCATGTACGAGCCTTTCTGCGACATAGAACGATACGACTCGCGGTCGGACCACTGGACACGCCTCCGGCCGCTTCTCATCGGCTCCTTCAACTACGGGATGGTCACAACGCCGTGCGGGAACCTTCTGGTATTCGGTGGGCGCAGATGGAGCGACGGACAGGAGGTGATCGTGAGGAGTGTGTTGGAGTACGACACTAAGAAAGACCACTGGAGGGAAATCTGCCAGCTCCCCAGACCTCTCACTGGGACTGAGTGCACACTGCTTCCCCTGCCAGACTAA